A stretch of DNA from Serinibacter arcticus:
CGCCCAGGCGGCACTGGCGACGGCAGGCGCCGGCAAGCCGCAGTCCGAGCGACTCCAGCTCGACAACGCCGTCAACGCCGCGCAGCGCGACCTCGACGCCGCCAGGGCCTGCGCGAACGCCCCCGCTCCCGTCGATCCGGAGACGGGACAGACCCTCCCGAAGGAGCCGTGCCCGACCAGCGTCGCCTCGGCCGAGGAGGCCGTGACCCTGGCCCGCGCGCAGCGTTCGGAGGGGCTGGCCGCGCCGGACACGTCGGCCGAGGTCGCCTCCCGCGACGCCGCCCAGACGTCTCTCGACGACGCTCGGGACGCCCTGGCGACGGCCGAGCTCGACGTCCTCACCCCGATGCCGGCGAGCGAGGTGCTGTTCGTCGGTTCCCTGCCGCGCCGGGTCGACAGCGTCGCGATCGAGCGCGGCAGCACGATCAACGGTCCGGTGATGTCGATCTCCGGGGCGACGCTCGAGATCGCCGCCAACCTCGCCCAGGCGGACGCGGACCTGCTGACCGCGGGTCAGGCCGCCGAGCTGCTGCTCGACGACGTGCCGATCCCGGCCACCGTCGCCGAGATCGGTGCCGCGGCGCCGACCGACGGTGGCGGGGACGGCGGCGACGGGGGCTCCGGCGACGAGGGGGCGGGAGGTGGCGACGGCGCATCCGGAGCCGCCGCCGGCCGCTCGCAGGTGGTGCTGCTCCCTGGCGAGCTCTCGGAGGAGCAGCGGACCGCGCTCGCGGGATCCAACGTGCGCATCCGGATCCCGGTGAGCTCGACGGCGGGCGACGTGCTCGCCGTGCCCGTGGCCGCCCTCACGGCCGGCCCCGGCGGCGAGACCCGCGTCGAGGTCCTGCGCAGCGGGGAGGAGGAGCCGGAGCTGGTCGTGGTCACGACCGGGCTGACCGCGTCGGGCTACGCCGAGATCGTCTCGAGCGAGACGCCGCTGGCCGAGGGCGACCGCGTGGTGGTGGGACGGTGACGACCGCTCCGACGGCCGAGCTCGACGAGGCAGTCCCTGGGTCGGCCCCGACACCGCCCGTCATCGACCTGCGCGGCCTGTCCCGCTCGTTCCCGGGAGACCCACCCGTCGTCGCGCTCCGGCCGACCGACCTCGTCCTGGCGGAGGGCGACTACCTCTCGATCGTCGGGCCCTCCGGCTCGGGCAAGTCGACGCTGCTGAACCTGCTCGGCCTGCTCGACCGGCCGACCGCCGGGGAGTACTTCATCGACGGCGAGCCCAGCCACACCGTGTCCGAGCGCCGCCGGACGGCCCTGCGCGCCGGCCGGATCGGATTCGTGTTCCAGTCCTTCCACCTGCTCCCGCACCGCACGGTGCTCGAGAACGTCATGCTCGCCACGATCTACGCGGGCGTTCCACGCGCGGAGCGCTACCCGCGCGCCGTCGCCGCCCTCGAGCGCGTGCACCTCGAGCACCGGCTCACGTTCCGCCCGCCGACGCTCTCGGGCGGCGAGCGTCAGCGCGTGGCCGTCGCGCGCGCCGTCGTCACCAGCCCGCGGCTCCTGCTCGCGGACGAGCCGACCGGCAACCTCGACTCCACGACCTCGGGCGAGGTGCTCGACCTGTTCGACGAGCTGCACCGCGACGGCCTCACCCTCGCCGTCATCACCCACGACGAGGACGTCGCCGCGCGCGCGGAGCGCTCGGTGCGGATCACCGACGGTCGCCTGGAGGTGCTGCGGTGAGCCGGCTGTCGGTCCGCGACCTCGCCGTCGAGGCCTCCCACGGCATCGGTGCCCGTCCGGGCCGCCTCTTCCTCACGATCCTCGGCACGGTGCTGGGCATCGCCGCGCTCGTCGTCACGATGGGCATGGCGCAGACCGGCGCCGGGCAGATCGCGCGACAGTTCGACGCGGTCGGCGCCACGCAGGCCGTGGCCAAGCCCGGCTCCACGCAGACGATGAGCGGCGAGAATCGCGCGAAGGCCCAGCTCCCGTGGGACTCGCCCGACCGCGTGCAGCGCCTGGCCGGCGTCGAGGCGGCCGCCCTGCTGGCCGACGTCGACGTCGCCGGGGCGCGGATCTCCGCCGTCCCGATCATCGACCCGACCGCCGTCGAGGGGGTCTCCCCCAAGGTCGTCGCGACGAGCCCGGAGCTCCTGGAGGCCGTGCGGGGCGAGCTCCTCACCGGCCGGATGTTCGACGCCGGTCACGACGCCCGCGCCGATCGCGTCGTCGTGCTCGGGGCCGACGCCGCGGAGCGTCTCGGGATCAACCGGGTGGACTCGCAGCCCTCGATCTTCATCGGGGACCGCGCCTACACGGTGGTCGGCATCCTCGAGGACACCGCCCGACGACGAGAC
This window harbors:
- a CDS encoding ABC transporter permease, which codes for MSRLSVRDLAVEASHGIGARPGRLFLTILGTVLGIAALVVTMGMAQTGAGQIARQFDAVGATQAVAKPGSTQTMSGENRAKAQLPWDSPDRVQRLAGVEAAALLADVDVAGARISAVPIIDPTAVEGVSPKVVATSPELLEAVRGELLTGRMFDAGHDARADRVVVLGADAAERLGINRVDSQPSIFIGDRAYTVVGILEDTARRRDLLDAVVLPLGTARADLGLEAPSELQMKIAVGSGGVVKDQVPVALSPNAPENVDVQAPPTGGELQRNIRGDINIVFIALGGVALIVGGLGIANVTLLSVMERVGEIGLRRALGATRGQVATQFIVESVVVGLLGGLIGAALGVFVVVGVSVAQEWTPIIDMPLAIGSALLGGVIGLVAGAYPAMKAASLEPVAALRGGL
- a CDS encoding ABC transporter ATP-binding protein — encoded protein: MTTAPTAELDEAVPGSAPTPPVIDLRGLSRSFPGDPPVVALRPTDLVLAEGDYLSIVGPSGSGKSTLLNLLGLLDRPTAGEYFIDGEPSHTVSERRRTALRAGRIGFVFQSFHLLPHRTVLENVMLATIYAGVPRAERYPRAVAALERVHLEHRLTFRPPTLSGGERQRVAVARAVVTSPRLLLADEPTGNLDSTTSGEVLDLFDELHRDGLTLAVITHDEDVAARAERSVRITDGRLEVLR